The DNA segment ttggtagctctcgcactttttgaccagctcggaagcatcctagagggcagtcggccaatagaatccctggcagAAAACTTTTCTGACCAAGAtgcgagaagacgcatgattaccacacatgcctccatggatatcgagcaatattttactgccctcttcctgagtgatgcacttcatcaagattttgttactccccttttggtagagcttgccatTTACCAAAATGTAGtgcttggatttacgagcaattttctctacagactgatcatcatcagggatgtctcaagcctcgagataggcttggtacggagtcatccaagtcagatTGTGtttgagtagtgcagcatctgtGTCTTTGCGTTCTACCTTGCTGACCTGGCTAGACTACTGGTCaggttgggcagcatccgttcgCCGAACTCTCGGGATAGATAGTTtcaacgaagacccctatgggtaccggtgctcgagaagaaacGAGTCTAGCAAGatcatccgcaccagagttatcactccttctgatgtgcatcacttctagccctttgaacttttgctcgagcttttgtacctcgagtaagtaagctgCCATGTTGTCGTCTGAGCACTGGAACTCCTTTTAAACTTGGTTCACGACTAGCTATGAGTCctctttcacaagaagtcatttaattccAAGTGATGAAGCTATGCGGAGCTCATTTactagtccttcatattctacaacattgttataagctttaaagtctaatttAACAACGTACCTAAGTTCATCGCCCGTaggagatttgagtacaatgcaaGCCCTCGAACTCtggagcatgagcgatccatcaaagaagagcgtccaatgatcttcgaccatgtttggccttgtttcttcaacgcttgtccattcggtgatgaaggccgctaacactccggatttcacgcttgtgcgtggtgcATAACTTACGTCAAACTCATTTAGCTCTAACATTCCCGATTGCGTATTACATCCTTTAGCGGGTACGTCATCATGATGGTGATCCTGTGCTCTTGAAAGTAGTGCTGTAATttctaggaagacatcaagactgcatatatcagcttctgtacttgcgggtatcgtagcttagcatcgtgtagaacctcgctcacatagtaaacaggtttctagACCTTAGCCTTTTATCGGGACATTCCCGCTCGACCACCAGTACtctgcttacaacttgtgggatAGCTGCAGTATACAAAAATAGCACCTCTTTTTCGTTAAGTGGTGTAAGGATTAATGGATACGATAAGTACATTTTTAAGTCCTAGAAGGCATGCTCCACTTTTTCTATCCACTCGAACCGGTCTTTTTccttcaacagcttgaagaaaggcatccctcgctcgcccatcctggaaatgaatcgactaacaGCAGTAATGCAACCTGtttttgaacctccttcagtgttcgagctGACCTCATATGGTCAAGAGCCTCTATTTTGTGCAGGTTGGTATCAATGCCGCGACTTGACACcaagaagccgagaagcttgctggaCGGCACACCAAACGTGCATTTTTCAGGGTTGAGAATCAtgtgatacttcctgaggttgtcgaatgtttccttgagatcgtcaaccaatgcgtttctggttttttttatttgactacaacatcatcaatgtatgcttctacattgcgcccgatttggggttgtagacagttttgaatacacctttgatatgtagcaccagcatttttaAACCGAAATGCATCTTTACACAGCAACatacaccgaagggagtagtaaaagccgttttctcctcatccactaatcccatgctaatttggtgatacccttaataggcatctagaaaacatagcaactcGCAGTCCGTCatagagtcgacgatctggtcgatgcgcaagagagaaaaaggatccttggaacaagccttgttgaggtcagtgaagtcgatgcacattctccatctgccattggctttcttgacgaggacaGGATTTGTGAGCCATGCAGGATGACGCACTTCTCAAGAGAAGCCtacctttaggagcttatcgacctcctcctggatggcccacatcctatcttccgcaaatctttgttgcttctgcaccacaggtttggcatcgggtttaacagctagtcgatgctcgatcacctccctgggaaccccaggcatatcggacggttgctaTACGAACatgtcttggtttgcctggaggaaggtgatgagctcgagttcctatttagggtcaaGATTGGACCCAACCTTAAccatcttggatggttcagatgggtcgaggggcactgccttgacgcaaccaTCAGTGTTTTTGTTGCTGACGCTGTCGTTGGTCTTGCCTTTGGCATCGTCGAATTTagaagtgccagcaagactCACAAGCCTGGAATCTTTGGCCTCGATGACACCTTGAtgcctttgacgcttagaatttGTGTCCTTAGGAGTGGTGGCCGCTCGACTGAAGTGtttgaccatatccaggctttgcttgtcaTTTTTTACCGCTGCACGCTGATctcctttaactataatggctCCATTGGGTCctgggatcttgagtgtttggtaggcatagtgaaccactgCCATGAACTTGCTCAGCATTGGGCaacctaggatcacattgtatgcCGTCTCGAAGTCCGCGACATCGAATGTCAGCTTTTCTGTATGGAAGTTGTTAGGCGTGCCAAATGTAACCCGAAGCTCAATCTGGACGAGAGGCATGGTCAATGATTTGGGAGTTATACCGTCAAAAGGCTCGATTCCTATTCTAAGCTCTGATCcctgaattcccatcttgtccaaggttttggagaaaatgaggttgagtgaactaccactatcgaccagagttctggaaactttgatgttgagtatggtcaaCTGAACCACGACCGGGTATCAACCAGGATGTAGTGCCGTAGCCGAATggtcggtttgatcaaaggtgatcggcTATTCCGACCACTTGATATACCGAGTGGGCCAAGTTAGGGCTAagttgacttctcgctcgaccgccttgtactgccttttggactcatacatggaggatcctccgaagatgtgcgccaagctgttGTCATCCTCATGGAACTAGAGCTCGTCACCCTCAACGTTTGGCTTAACCTGCTTATTACCACACTCggcatttgccttgatcttttcatcaagtttttTCTTCAACACATAGCACTCGTTGAAGTTGTGTTGGTTGCtccaatggatgggacaccactttccgcCACCTCAACTGAGGCCTTTGTTCTCCCCAGTGTTGTGCGATTTGCTCCTGTCGGCCGTAGCTATAGTCGTTTtgggacccttgcgcttgtcaccgggtttgttcttctttccttcgctcttcgaggactcaggtttgtccttgccagattgaagGTTTTAGCGCGCACCTGAGCTTCCGCTTGTTTTccacacttgtcggccaactctAAAAGCACTTTGACCGTacggatcttccgagtagccatctttccacgaAGATCTGTGTCCTGAACGCCTTGTTTGAAGGCGATGATCACCAACTCATCAGAGATGTCTGGGATCGTGTTATGCCTGTCACTGAACCAGCGGATGAAATCTTGAAGGGATTAGTCGTCGCCCTACTGCAActggtggaggtcgttctccATTCCTGGATTCTCGAATGTGCCTTAGAAATTgactatgaactgagccttaagcTCTACCCACAAACGAATCGAGTTGTGCGACAAGTTTAGCCACCAGGACCTTGCAGGTCCATCAAGGGTGGTTaataggtaattggccattactcggtTGTCACCACTGgctgctcgaataacagtggtgtagatctgcaaccactcattgggattgatcttcccattgtacttctggatcgggcccgctttgaacttctcaggccaccaAATTGACCGAAGTTCGCGTATGAAAGCTTCGTAGCCCTCGTCGAACACTTtaggagggggtgaggggggaCTATCACACCTGTCTTTTCGAGTAGGGGAGTCAtatcgaccatctcgtcctgtaGATCTGCGGTCGTAGTAGCGGCGATCATCTTCGCGACATTCCTCGCTGCGGTTTTCGATCGCCGTACGTAGATCATACCGGTTGTGAGGAATATGGTTCCTCGGGTCTTCTTGATTTCTGTGCCTATGGATATGGTAGCTACAGTTTAGCCCACAGTGTCATGTTCGAGCTTGACTAGCTAAGCTTCCCGTCTGAGATTCCTCTACTCGATAGCGTTTCTGCCCGTGGCTTCTCGAGTCGGGATAGTACCGACTAGGGGGTCTGGAGTTGtggggattgtttgctcgagtaACTTGGATTtgagctgcatcgagtaggatcttgacaTGATTGATCATAGGAGTTAATGGATTCGCCGGATCTAATTCtggaagggatctgagaatcaAATGAGCTCCTTGCACGTTAGCATCCGGAGTACTGAATATGTCACTACCGAGGCTCGGTTacggtcgagccgatgaagcctcatggtGACTGTTAGGAGGGAGCTTATCCCTTGAGCCATGGGCTGTCACGGGTGTAGGTACACCCACCAGAAGTCATCGGGAAAGGCCAGGCGGCATCTGCCTTCCTGTGATCCGCCTGTGGAGGGTCGTGTCGGGTGCACGCAAGGCTGCAGCTGTGGATGTTTCGGGTGGTAACTCGGCACCAGTATCGTTGGCAACGATGGCTGTTGCCAGATCTTCAAGAATTTCTGCACCGTTGTCGACCATGGTGTTTGGATCTACCACCATTGGGTCAGTCGGTGGGGAGTCGTTGCCTCTggccataaacacgaatcgatctatTCGACTGCTCTAGCTAGTGTTGGAGTCACCGTCGCCATCCTCGTCACCCTCGTTGCTGTCGGTGTCCATACAGCGGGATCCCattcgagatgtcccacctcgcggtatgcaTCCAATGGTCTTGACTCGAGGGTactggtgtggatcagtccaccttgatcgtcccaacggaaaaccatagttTCGAAGATGATCTCAGAGTTGACGGGAGGGGACTCAAAGATGTCTGCCGTTGACttaaagtggtcgtagaagccggtgtCGGAGAATCCGACGCCAAAGTGAGCTCGaggcatgattaatcctacaaaacagaagaaggcccctacctacctggcgcgccaactgtcgaagattagttctcgacaatatgtccgtaaattgactaggtaccttcgagtgcaaggattaatcacgagacgagacatgcgatgtatacaggtttgggccttcgattggagtaataccctacatccgcGGGGGTGTTACTGCTGTATATTGATTATCTCAAGTATACGCAATGTGACTAAGAATATTACAAGGAgcagatcggatctaatctaacctagggctaaagttgccgagtagctcctctgttggggtcttgatgcttgccctTCTCGCTCTTGTTCGTCTCCTCCCttagcctttccgccttatataaggGTGAGGTACCAACTCATATCCAgccgtagttgatagggagttgtcttttCTGACGTCAAAATAGATCaatctgttttgaatactgatcgttctgagttgggtaaccaatctaaaccttcctaaTATGTACTTTCTTGATTCCGGATGTAttaggtaccgctgattcggttccgtaatATCTGGAACTATCTAATACATATTATACATACTCTATCTATGTATAATATActttttatatgtatatatctatagttagatattcgacatgAACTACTGGAacaaatagagagatagatccAAAGTAGTTACAAGAAATACTCTATGTTTTTTCTCTGCCGACTAGAGTGGCAAGTTTCACGCTGtcactcacacacacacacaacgcATTGCATACGCAGCAAACTTCGTTCTGCCCAAAGCTCTCACTCTACGTCCACGCCTATAAAATAGCTCGTACAGCATGGTGTGAAGAACAGGAGCGATCAAGCTAAGTGGCTTGCAGGTACCCTTCCTTGCTGCTCTCCGGATCTCGTACACCCTCCACCGATTCATCCATGGAGAATATGCTCCACTTAACCCCGTCCCGTGGCTTCCTCCCGGACGAGTTCATCTTCTCGCCCGACCAGCTCCCGCCTGCCATCTCCGCGGCCGGTGTCTCCCTTCCCGTCGTCGACATGTCCCGCAGCCGCGACGAGGTCCGCCGCGCCATCCTCGACGCCGGCAAGGAGTTCGGCTTCTTCATGGTGAGTCCAAAACTCCAAACTGCAAACCAAGCATCCTTAACTTTCCCGTCAACTGGATGTCAATCCCAATTAATTCATTTGCATCGCGAGAATTAAGCAAGTACTGCAGGCAGGGTTCAAAATTTCgccgaattttttttccctgaCCGCAGGTCGTCAACCATGGCGTCTCGGAGGAGGCGATGCGGGACATGGAAGCGGTGTGTCAGGAGTTCTTCCAGCTACCGGCGGCGGATAAGGCTCACTTGTTCTCGGAGGATCCAAGCAAAGCcacccggatcttctctggctCCATCTTTGAGACCGGGGGCGAGAACTACTGGCGGGACTGCCTCCGCCTTGCCTGCGCCTTCCCCGTCAGTGACAGCAGCAAGGACTGGCCCGACAAGCCCCAGAGGCTTCGGTAAGCTAGGGATCTCACCGATCAACTAGACAAATCATATATGTTCCATATCTCACTATCAGAAAGGGCCCTGATCATGCATATATAGGGAGGTTGTCGAGAAGTTCATCGTGCTGACGAGAGCCATGGGGATGGAGATACTGCGGCTGCTGTGCGAGGGCATGGGGCTCCGACCTGACTACTTGGAGGGGGACATCAGCGGCGGCGATGTGGTCCTCCACATCAACCATTACCCACCGTGCCCGAACCCGGAGACGACGCTCGGCCTGCCGCCGCACTGTGACCGCAACCTCCTCACCCTACTCCTCCCAAGCTTGGTTCCTGGACTCGAGGTCGCCTACAATGGCGACTGGATCAAGGTCGTGCCCGTGCCCAACTCCTTCGTCGTCAACTTCGGCTTGCAGCTCGAGGCAATTGATCACCTACGTACTTCTGGCCGTTGCTTCAAACTTTTCTTCATTTCCAGCAATATGACTGGTTAATCCTCGACGCAGGTTGTGACCAATGGGATGCTGAAGACCATAGAGCACCGTGTGACGACCAACATGGCGGTGGCGAGGACAACGGTGGCGACGTGCATCATGCCGGCAGCAGACTGTCTCATTGGCCCCGCGGAGGAGTTCCTTAGCGAGGACAACGCGCCGTTGTACCGCACCCTCACGTTCCGCGACTTCAAGCGCATCTACAATGTTGTAAATTTGGGGTCATCGCTCAATCTTACCACAAACCTCAAGAACGTTCAGAAGGAGATATGAAGCAAATTAAAACAAAAGTCCGGCCTCCAGGCCGGTCATGGATTTGAGTGACATCGATCTCTAGCTCCTGGCCGGGATCcatgtacgtacgtacgtaatGCATACCCGTCCGTCCCTGTTGATGGTGATACCCGTCCGTATgtaattcatatatatatatatgaagaaataaataaaaacaactTTAATACATGCacacaatgatacatatatttactaaaaatcaataataaagttACATTcgttaatacatagtaatgaacacatattacaagtcaggtatcaacaaacacacatatatatataatagttctcacaggtcactcCCTGAAAAGTTAGTCTAGTTGAGCCAGTCTAGTATCTCTCTACCTCTGCCGTGATGAGGATCGCGTCTCCGCACTAACGACTAATGACTTATGTACGTCTGGGGACACCGGGGGGCCGATTTCAGTGACATCGATCTTTAGCTCCTGGCCGGGATCCATGTACGAGTACGTACGTAATGCATACCCGTTCGTCCCTGTTGATGGTGATACCCGTCCGTatgtaattaatatatatatatgaaataataaataaaaacgACTTTTTATATAAGCTAGTCATGAATATATATTATAGGATGTTAATCGGCTTCctgctcatcttttttgttttattttttgttcCATCCAGGAAGACATACACAAACCATACCCGACACTCACACACATGCGGCAActggtacttttttttttgcatggaacAGGATATATTAATTGAAAGTAGAAGAAATACAATCATCACTAATATGATGCAACATTCTCCTTCTGTCCTatcaagaagtcatttaattccAAGCGATAAAGCTATGCGGAGCCTGTTTACCAGTCTTCATATTCTACAACATTATTagaagctttaaagtctaattgaacaacgtacctaagTACGTCGCCCGTaggagatttgagtacaatgccagccctTGAGCCCtggagcatgagcgatccatcaaagaagagcgtccagtgatcttcgacTATGTttggtcttgtttcttcaacgcttgtccattcggcgatgaagtccgcTGACACTCCGAATTTCACGCTTGCGCGTGGTGTGTAActtacgtcgaactcatttagcTCTAACACTCCcaattgtgtattacatcctttaGCGGGTACGTCATCATGACGGTGATCCTGTGCtcttgaaagtagtgccgtaatttctaggaagacatcaagactgcatatatcagcttctgtacttgcgggtattATAGCTTAGAAtcatgtagaacctcgctcacatAGTAAACGGATTTCTAgatcttggcctttttctcggaacattcccgttcgaccaccagtaccctgcttacaacttgtggggtagctgcagtatacaaaaagagctgCTCTTTTTTGTTAAGCGGTGTAAGGGTTAATGGAgatgataagtacctttttaagtcctagaAGGCGCGCTCCACTTTTTCTATCCACTCGAACCGGTCTTTTTTCTTCAACAACTTTAAGAAaagcatccctcgctcgcccttcctggaaatgaatcgactaagagcaaCAATGCAACCtgtttctgaacctccttcagtgttcgaggtgacctcATATGGTCAAGATCCTTTATTTTGTGTGG comes from the Phragmites australis chromosome 22, lpPhrAust1.1, whole genome shotgun sequence genome and includes:
- the LOC133904544 gene encoding uncharacterized protein LOC133904544; the protein is MGIQGSELRIGIEPFDGITPKSLTMPLVQIELRVTFGTPNNFHTEKLTFDVADFETAYNVILGCPMLSKFMAVVHYAYQTLKIPGPNGAIIVKGDQRAAVKNDKQSLDMVKHFSRAATTPKDTNSKRQRHQGVIEAKDSRLVSLAGTSKFDDAKGKTNDSVSNKNTDGCVKAVPLDPSEPSKMVKVGSNLDPK
- the LOC133905047 gene encoding 2'-deoxymugineic-acid 2'-dioxygenase-like, with the translated sequence MENMLHLTPSRGFLPDEFIFSPDQLPPAISAAGVSLPVVDMSRSRDEVRRAILDAGKEFGFFMVVNHGVSEEAMRDMEAVCQEFFQLPAADKAHLFSEDPSKATRIFSGSIFETGGENYWRDCLRLACAFPVSDSSKDWPDKPQRLREVVEKFIVLTRAMGMEILRLLCEGMGLRPDYLEGDISGGDVVLHINHYPPCPNPETTLGLPPHCDRNLLTLLLPSLVPGLEVAYNGDWIKVVPVPNSFVVNFGLQLEVVTNGMLKTIEHRVTTNMAVARTTVATCIMPAADCLIGPAEEFLSEDNAPLYRTLTFRDFKRIYNVVNLGSSLNLTTNLKNVQKEI